Proteins found in one Gemmatimonadaceae bacterium genomic segment:
- a CDS encoding N-acetylmuramoyl-L-alanine amidase, which produces MPISSRFLRGSGALLVAAVLFTAPAHAQPGVIPHRVWQAKPPLGVSADAARRNKKAGDSLSFHDITVTVLATMVDSSGAKPVDVARVRLAVPGTNAVREVREGAAFNWQGYHIAVVAVYGPGELGAGLVALEIATVASLPPAIATSDSAGGAAMRLRIPHQITHVTLHHTGDTKPLTRADDPAQRLRNLQEWGARDRNWWDVPYHFLLDLDGRAFEGRDYHFMGETNTTYDPSGHFLISMIGNYDVQEPSPQQLDAIADLMAWALKQYNLPIDRIGGHFMYADTGCPGKYLRPYIGNGTLKRMVAERLAR; this is translated from the coding sequence ATGCCGATCTCCAGTCGTTTCCTGCGCGGCAGCGGCGCCCTACTCGTGGCGGCCGTGCTCTTCACGGCCCCGGCTCACGCGCAGCCCGGTGTCATCCCGCACCGCGTGTGGCAAGCCAAGCCGCCCCTGGGCGTCTCCGCCGACGCCGCGCGCCGCAACAAGAAGGCAGGCGATTCGCTGAGCTTCCACGACATCACCGTCACCGTGCTCGCCACCATGGTGGACTCGAGCGGCGCCAAACCCGTGGACGTGGCGCGCGTGCGCCTCGCCGTGCCCGGTACGAACGCCGTGCGCGAAGTGCGCGAAGGGGCGGCGTTCAACTGGCAGGGCTACCACATCGCCGTGGTGGCGGTGTACGGCCCGGGCGAACTGGGCGCGGGGCTGGTGGCGCTGGAGATCGCGACGGTGGCGTCGCTGCCGCCAGCCATCGCCACTAGCGACAGCGCGGGCGGCGCCGCGATGCGCCTCCGCATTCCGCACCAGATCACGCACGTCACGTTGCACCACACCGGCGACACCAAGCCGCTCACCCGCGCCGACGACCCGGCGCAGCGCCTGCGCAATCTGCAGGAATGGGGCGCCCGCGACCGCAACTGGTGGGATGTGCCCTATCACTTCCTGCTCGATCTCGACGGCCGCGCGTTCGAGGGGCGCGATTACCACTTCATGGGCGAGACGAATACGACGTACGACCCCAGTGGCCACTTCCTGATCAGCATGATCGGCAACTACGACGTGCAGGAGCCGAGCCCGCAGCAGCTCGATGCGATCGCGGATCTGATGGCGTGGGCGCTCAAGCAGTACAACCTGCCCATCGACCGCATCGGCGGGCACTTCATGTACGCCGACACCGGCTGCCCCGGCAAATACCTGCGGCCGTACATCGGGAACGGAACGCTCAAGCGGATGGTGGCTGAGCGTCTGGCCAGGTAG
- a CDS encoding alpha/beta fold hydrolase has translation MRGRRSSYGWLAGLVLTVMPAVARSQSAKPVRVPGHDYITARLAELRTIHAPEGIESLEPVSIDGTTQWVSIRGQNKANPVLLFVHGGPGTPNMPISWAYQAPWEDFFTVVQWDQRGVGKNARTANRDSLAATMSGERLVRDAELMVQWVRKRLGKDKIVLMGYSYGTMLAMQVAARHPEWISVYVGTGQTSGSGDAWLYPKLLELATQRGDTQALRELKAIAPYPRPGAPLQDVLVTRKWARAFNGGWYGKPTFDLLFSLPEFAPEYTQADLDVQMQATQWTTRSLVGKDAAPLTLPTTLDVPVVILQGRHDLHTPYEPAKAYVEQLQAPKKQFLTLERSAHVPFLEQPGVFLMHLVNHVLPLAGGRVEFAPPTVPFRVPQLDLSRDSSRLVVVDREPGQYLGHVTTTLLGDGKTMLAVYPKGHGQGAIVMKRSTDAGRTWSDRLPVPENWATSKEVPTIHRVPDPVKGGTRLILFSGLYPARIASSDDNGKTWSPLAPIGNWGGIVVMGSVMVMQDKSLLAFFHDDGRFFANAGKATGTFTLFQVRSRDGGRTWDTPRAIWQGDAIHLCEPGAVRSPDGKTVALLLRENRRRQESHVMFTTDEGATWSVPKPLARELTGDRHTVQVAKDGRLVVTFRDMAADSPTKGDWVAWVGQWADLVNGTPGQYRLRLGDNTDGWDSSYPGLEQLKDGTVVGTTYGYWKAGELPYIVSTRFRLAETDSLVKRRNP, from the coding sequence ATGCGCGGACGACGGAGTTCGTACGGCTGGCTCGCGGGGTTGGTGCTTACCGTGATGCCGGCTGTGGCGCGATCCCAGAGCGCCAAGCCCGTGCGCGTCCCCGGGCACGACTACATCACGGCGCGGCTCGCCGAGCTGCGCACGATCCATGCGCCGGAAGGGATCGAGTCGCTCGAGCCGGTGTCGATCGACGGCACGACGCAATGGGTCTCGATCCGCGGGCAGAACAAGGCCAACCCCGTGCTGTTGTTCGTGCATGGCGGGCCGGGCACGCCGAATATGCCGATATCCTGGGCCTATCAGGCGCCGTGGGAGGACTTCTTCACGGTGGTGCAGTGGGATCAGCGCGGGGTGGGGAAGAACGCGCGCACGGCCAATCGTGACTCCCTCGCGGCGACGATGAGCGGCGAGCGGTTGGTCCGCGACGCCGAGCTGATGGTGCAGTGGGTGCGGAAGCGGCTCGGCAAGGACAAGATCGTGCTGATGGGGTACTCGTACGGCACGATGCTCGCCATGCAGGTCGCGGCGCGGCATCCCGAGTGGATTTCGGTGTACGTGGGCACCGGGCAGACGAGCGGCAGCGGAGACGCGTGGCTCTATCCCAAGCTGCTCGAGCTGGCGACGCAGCGCGGCGATACGCAGGCGCTGCGCGAACTCAAGGCGATCGCGCCCTATCCACGCCCTGGCGCGCCCCTTCAGGACGTGCTGGTGACGCGGAAATGGGCGCGGGCGTTCAACGGCGGCTGGTACGGCAAGCCGACGTTCGATCTGCTCTTTTCGCTGCCGGAGTTTGCGCCCGAGTACACGCAGGCGGATCTCGACGTGCAGATGCAGGCCACGCAGTGGACCACGCGCTCGCTGGTGGGAAAGGACGCGGCGCCGCTCACGCTGCCCACGACGCTCGACGTGCCGGTGGTGATCCTGCAGGGGCGGCATGACCTGCACACACCATATGAACCGGCCAAGGCGTACGTCGAGCAGCTGCAGGCGCCCAAGAAACAGTTCCTCACGCTCGAGCGCTCGGCGCATGTGCCGTTTCTGGAGCAGCCGGGTGTCTTCCTGATGCATCTGGTGAACCATGTGCTGCCGCTGGCCGGCGGGCGCGTGGAATTCGCGCCGCCGACGGTGCCCTTTCGCGTGCCACAGCTCGATCTGTCGCGTGATTCCTCCCGCCTCGTGGTGGTGGATCGCGAACCCGGGCAGTACCTCGGTCATGTGACCACGACGCTTCTCGGCGACGGGAAGACGATGCTGGCGGTGTACCCGAAGGGGCACGGGCAGGGCGCGATCGTGATGAAGCGCAGCACCGATGCCGGGCGCACGTGGAGCGATCGCCTCCCGGTGCCGGAGAACTGGGCCACGAGCAAGGAAGTGCCGACGATTCATCGGGTCCCTGATCCGGTGAAGGGTGGCACGCGGCTCATTCTGTTCAGTGGCCTCTACCCGGCGCGAATCGCCTCGAGCGACGACAACGGGAAGACGTGGTCGCCGCTGGCCCCCATCGGCAACTGGGGCGGGATCGTGGTGATGGGGAGCGTGATGGTCATGCAGGACAAGAGCCTGCTCGCGTTCTTTCACGACGACGGCCGCTTCTTCGCGAACGCCGGCAAGGCCACGGGCACGTTCACACTCTTTCAGGTGCGCTCACGCGACGGCGGGCGCACCTGGGACACGCCACGTGCCATCTGGCAGGGGGATGCCATTCACCTGTGTGAACCGGGCGCCGTCCGCTCCCCCGATGGCAAGACCGTCGCGCTGCTGCTGCGCGAAAACCGACGCCGCCAGGAATCGCACGTGATGTTCACGACCGATGAGGGGGCGACGTGGAGTGTGCCCAAGCCGCTCGCGCGCGAACTCACCGGCGATCGCCACACGGTGCAGGTGGCGAAGGATGGACGCCTGGTGGTGACGTTCCGCGACATGGCCGCCGATTCGCCCACGAAGGGCGACTGGGTCGCGTGGGTGGGGCAGTGGGCCGATCTCGTGAACGGCACCCCGGGGCAGTATCGGCTGCGGCTCGGCGACAATACGGACGGATGGGACTCGAGTTATCCGGGGCTCGAGCAACTGAAGGATGGGACGGTGGTGGGGACGACGTATGGGTATTGGAAGGCGGGGGAGTTGCCGTATATCGTGTCGACGAGGTTTCGGTTGGCGGAGACAGACTCGTTGGTGAAACGGCGGAACCCCTGA
- a CDS encoding DinB family protein: MSDATRFSLADAVALLERTPTSLSALLSGLPATFTSATEGDGTWSPFDVLGHLVHGERTDWLPRVRHILSANPKAFPPFDRTAQFVDATDESLHLRLATFAALRRESLQTLQGLALTDADLDRPGLHPALGAVTLRQLLATWVVHDLDHLTQIARTMAKVYRHDVGPWRAYLNVLRDRE; this comes from the coding sequence ATGTCTGACGCAACCCGCTTTTCGCTGGCCGATGCGGTGGCCCTGCTGGAACGCACGCCGACGTCGCTCTCGGCGCTTCTGAGCGGCCTGCCGGCCACCTTCACCAGTGCAACCGAAGGCGACGGGACCTGGTCGCCGTTCGACGTACTCGGGCATCTGGTGCACGGTGAGCGCACCGATTGGCTGCCCCGGGTTCGGCACATCCTGTCGGCGAATCCCAAGGCATTTCCGCCGTTCGATCGCACGGCGCAGTTCGTGGATGCGACCGATGAATCGCTGCATCTACGCCTCGCGACCTTTGCCGCGCTGCGCCGGGAGAGCCTGCAGACGCTGCAGGGGCTCGCGCTGACCGACGCCGATCTCGATCGGCCGGGGCTGCACCCCGCCCTGGGGGCCGTCACGCTCCGCCAGCTGTTGGCGACCTGGGTCGTGCACGACCTCGATCACCTCACGCAGATCGCGCGCACGATGGCCAAGGTCTACCGCCACGACGTCGGACCGTGGCGTGCGTATCTGAACGTGTTGCGCGACCGGGAGTAA
- a CDS encoding DUF4159 domain-containing protein produces MTRRTRRWRFALMALVAIAAAAPFAWSQRRQYLEPNVPYDGKFTFVRLRYTQGYRMAWINDYPAMERNFMTILKDLASVRVHDKGSNVHTLDDPQLGQYPVAHLTEPGYWYPTDEEALALRKWIQKGGFLWVDDFYFDRQYQVFEAAIKKVLPDARIERLDISHPIFNTFFRIKTLDGMTHPATREAKAVYLGIYENNDPTQRLQVVVSYNNDIGDYMEWSGEGWYPVNMSNDAYKFATNFIVYGLTH; encoded by the coding sequence ATGACGCGGCGCACGCGGCGGTGGCGGTTCGCCCTGATGGCCCTCGTGGCCATCGCGGCCGCCGCCCCGTTCGCGTGGTCGCAGCGGCGACAATATCTCGAGCCCAATGTGCCGTACGATGGGAAGTTCACCTTCGTACGGCTTCGTTATACCCAGGGCTATCGGATGGCGTGGATCAATGACTATCCCGCGATGGAGCGGAATTTCATGACGATCCTCAAGGACCTCGCCAGCGTCAGGGTGCACGACAAGGGCAGCAATGTGCACACGCTCGACGATCCGCAGCTCGGCCAGTACCCCGTCGCCCACCTGACTGAGCCCGGCTACTGGTATCCCACCGACGAGGAAGCGCTCGCGCTCCGCAAGTGGATCCAGAAGGGCGGCTTCCTCTGGGTCGATGACTTCTACTTCGACCGCCAGTATCAGGTCTTCGAAGCCGCGATCAAGAAAGTGCTGCCCGACGCGCGCATCGAGCGCCTCGACATCTCGCACCCGATCTTCAACACCTTCTTCAGAATCAAGACGCTGGACGGTATGACGCACCCCGCCACGCGCGAGGCGAAAGCCGTGTACCTCGGCATCTACGAGAACAACGACCCCACACAGCGGCTGCAGGTCGTCGTGTCATACAACAACGACATCGGCGACTATATGGAGTGGTCGGGTGAGGGGTGGTATCCGGTGAATATGTCGAATGATGCGTATAAGTTCGCGACGAACTTCATTGTGTATGGGCTGACGCACTGA
- a CDS encoding dihydrofolate reductase family protein, whose product MTRTQYFTAASLDGFIADATHSLDWLFALGDPEDTSYPTFIKDIGAIAMGSSTYEWLLRHAIHADPPQPWAYPMPTWVFTTRSLEMVPGANLRFVQGDVRPVHADMMRAANGKHIWVCGGGDLAGQFHDAGLLHDLFIQIGSATLGSGQPLLPRRIQPPALQLRSAKAVGTAFVELHYTIERPTAPSADV is encoded by the coding sequence ATGACGCGCACCCAGTATTTCACCGCCGCCAGCCTCGACGGTTTCATCGCCGACGCGACCCATAGCCTGGACTGGCTTTTTGCCCTGGGGGATCCCGAGGACACCTCCTACCCGACCTTCATCAAGGACATCGGGGCGATCGCGATGGGGTCGAGCACCTACGAATGGCTGCTGCGGCACGCCATCCATGCCGACCCACCCCAGCCGTGGGCGTACCCGATGCCGACCTGGGTCTTCACCACCCGGTCGCTGGAGATGGTGCCCGGCGCGAACCTCCGCTTCGTGCAGGGGGATGTGCGCCCGGTGCATGCCGACATGATGCGGGCGGCGAACGGCAAGCATATCTGGGTCTGCGGCGGTGGCGATCTGGCCGGCCAGTTCCACGATGCGGGGCTGTTGCACGACCTGTTCATTCAGATCGGCTCGGCCACGTTGGGGAGTGGGCAGCCGCTGCTGCCGCGCCGCATTCAGCCGCCAGCGCTCCAGCTGCGCTCCGCCAAGGCCGTCGGGACCGCCTTTGTGGAGCTCCACTACACCATCGAACGCCCGACGGCGCCGAGTGCCGATGTCTGA
- a CDS encoding response regulator, producing the protein MPHGGTLAITLTDIEAGPTTGPGCEQLTAGPHALLVVRDSGEGMASETQARAFEPFFTTKPMGSGTGLGLSIAYGIVQQAGGAILIESRQQAGTTVRVLLPLVATESAVTREPPDPAAALPRGTETILIAEDEAAVRALAAQVLGRLGYTVLVASDGAAALALADRLQEPIHLLLSDVIMPHLGGRELADALTAARPGLRVLFASGYTDDIILQQGLVAAERRMLHKPYTLAALAHAVRETLDAPDADAPH; encoded by the coding sequence ATGCCCCACGGCGGCACGCTGGCGATCACGCTCACCGACATCGAGGCCGGCCCCACGACCGGCCCGGGTTGCGAACAGCTCACGGCGGGGCCGCACGCGCTGCTGGTGGTCCGCGACTCCGGGGAAGGCATGGCGTCGGAGACACAGGCCCGCGCCTTCGAACCGTTCTTTACCACCAAACCCATGGGGAGCGGCACGGGGCTGGGGCTCTCCATCGCATATGGCATCGTACAACAAGCCGGTGGGGCGATTCTCATCGAAAGCCGGCAGCAGGCCGGCACCACGGTGCGCGTGCTGTTGCCCTTGGTCGCCACCGAGTCGGCGGTGACACGCGAGCCGCCGGACCCGGCCGCTGCCCTGCCGCGTGGCACCGAAACCATTCTGATCGCCGAAGACGAGGCCGCTGTCCGGGCGCTCGCGGCGCAGGTGCTGGGACGGCTGGGCTACACGGTCCTCGTCGCGAGCGACGGCGCCGCCGCGCTCGCCCTCGCCGACCGCCTCCAGGAGCCAATCCACCTGCTGCTGAGCGACGTCATCATGCCCCACCTCGGCGGTCGCGAACTCGCCGATGCGCTCACGGCCGCCAGACCGGGGCTGCGCGTGCTCTTCGCCTCCGGCTACACCGACGACATCATCCTGCAACAGGGGCTCGTGGCGGCCGAACGGCGGATGCTGCACAAACCGTATACTTTGGCAGCCTTGGCGCACGCCGTGCGGGAAACGCTCGACGCGCCCGACGCGGACGCGCCACATTGA
- a CDS encoding SRPBCC domain-containing protein, translating to MTMPATPATSLTVTRHLAVPATTVYRAWAGGFAHWFAEPGTVRGTVEVGEPFFFEVVPRDAQGAVLGRHPHYGRYLALEPDHRVQITWFTRGTGVETTITIELSGAADGTALTLTQSGFVSEESCANHAQAWPHVLGALEQKLHALGAAGIPTDSLAVNRSIPHATFIPVRSYPDLSVATQFLGDVLGARQRLRIGDHRVQFTLGNGAMVAAQWNPEANPAGGRPPATLMVRVADLDAVWARALAMGAVPVTEPTDHPYGERQAVLKDPAGHSWTLTQTIADVDPPTWGATLV from the coding sequence GTGACCATGCCTGCCACGCCCGCCACGTCGCTGACCGTCACGCGTCATCTCGCCGTGCCGGCAACCACCGTCTACCGCGCGTGGGCCGGCGGATTCGCGCACTGGTTCGCCGAGCCGGGCACCGTGCGCGGCACGGTGGAGGTTGGCGAGCCGTTCTTCTTCGAGGTCGTCCCGCGGGATGCCCAGGGCGCCGTGCTCGGGCGGCATCCGCATTACGGGCGCTATCTCGCCCTCGAACCCGATCATCGCGTCCAGATCACCTGGTTCACGCGCGGCACCGGCGTGGAGACCACGATCACCATCGAACTGAGCGGCGCGGCCGATGGCACCGCCCTCACGCTCACCCAGAGCGGCTTCGTGAGCGAAGAATCGTGCGCCAACCACGCGCAGGCGTGGCCGCATGTGCTCGGCGCCCTCGAGCAGAAGCTGCACGCCCTCGGCGCCGCCGGCATCCCGACCGACTCGCTGGCGGTGAATCGCTCCATCCCGCACGCGACCTTCATCCCGGTGCGCAGCTACCCCGACCTCTCGGTCGCCACGCAGTTTCTCGGCGACGTGCTCGGCGCGCGCCAACGGCTGCGCATTGGCGACCATCGCGTGCAGTTCACACTCGGCAATGGCGCCATGGTCGCCGCCCAGTGGAACCCCGAGGCCAACCCCGCCGGTGGCCGACCGCCCGCCACCCTCATGGTGCGCGTCGCCGATCTCGATGCTGTCTGGGCCCGCGCCCTCGCCATGGGCGCCGTTCCGGTGACCGAGCCCACGGATCACCCCTATGGCGAGCGGCAGGCCGTGCTCAAGGACCCGGCCGGCCACTCGTGGACACTCACGCAAACCATCGCCGACGTTGACCCGCCAACGTGGGGAGCCACGCTGGTCTGA
- a CDS encoding nucleotide pyrophosphohydrolase: MPFAQYQQRVDRWISQFEEGYFHPLTNLARLTEEVGEFAREVNHRFGQKPKKKDEPDADLAMEMADILFVLICMANREGIDMDEAFDRMMAKVETRDANRWTPKVR; the protein is encoded by the coding sequence ATGCCCTTCGCCCAATACCAGCAGCGGGTTGACCGCTGGATCAGCCAGTTCGAGGAAGGATACTTCCATCCCCTCACGAACCTCGCACGTCTCACCGAAGAAGTCGGCGAGTTCGCGCGCGAGGTGAATCACCGCTTTGGGCAGAAGCCCAAGAAGAAGGACGAACCGGATGCCGACCTCGCGATGGAGATGGCGGACATCCTGTTCGTCCTGATCTGCATGGCGAACCGGGAAGGGATCGACATGGACGAGGCGTTCGACCGGATGATGGCCAAGGTCGAGACGCGCGACGCCAACCGGTGGACGCCGAAGGTGCGCTGA
- a CDS encoding histidinol-phosphate aminotransferase family protein, which translates to MTPSPLSRRQWLKSSGMVAGSAIAAGSLTPALAQALDTDAPHVVDGMTTAAGFAAHERMIEAMRRADGPIRLASNENPYGMAPSARKAIEDGWKQHSWYNAPALPNLKKIYAASVGVPEDHIMIVAGSSELLSIVNLAYGMKGEILTAWPTYEGLPRYAESLGLKVHKVPLAADLTHDLDTMDKRLTQAIDLVFVCNPNNPTANLTENKKLRSFVSNASRRAMVLVDEAYHDFVTDPSYSSCIDMVKAGENVIISRTGSKIHGLAGLRTAFVIARPDIIARMQPLSTSAPGVFGALGAAASVQDTAFQAMVKQRNTEGREIMKAAIAKMGRKMTDSQTNFVFFHTGLPVEQVQKAMLAKGFQIGRAFPPYTDWARISIGTPDEMRAVAAALPEIIGGAPKSLGSSGL; encoded by the coding sequence ATGACGCCGTCCCCGCTCTCCCGTCGCCAGTGGCTCAAGTCGTCCGGCATGGTCGCCGGCAGCGCGATCGCCGCTGGATCGCTCACGCCCGCCCTCGCGCAGGCACTCGACACCGATGCGCCGCATGTCGTGGACGGTATGACCACCGCCGCCGGCTTTGCCGCGCATGAGCGCATGATCGAAGCGATGCGCCGCGCCGATGGCCCCATTCGCCTCGCGTCGAACGAGAACCCGTACGGCATGGCGCCGAGCGCGCGCAAGGCGATCGAGGACGGCTGGAAGCAGCACTCGTGGTACAACGCGCCGGCGCTGCCCAATCTCAAGAAGATCTACGCCGCGTCGGTGGGCGTCCCCGAAGATCACATCATGATCGTGGCCGGCTCGAGCGAGCTGCTCAGCATCGTGAACCTCGCCTACGGCATGAAGGGCGAGATCCTGACCGCGTGGCCCACCTATGAAGGGCTGCCGCGCTACGCCGAGTCGCTCGGGCTCAAGGTGCACAAGGTGCCGCTCGCGGCCGACCTCACGCACGATCTCGACACGATGGACAAGCGGCTCACGCAGGCCATCGACCTCGTGTTCGTCTGCAACCCGAACAACCCCACGGCGAACCTCACCGAGAACAAGAAGCTCCGCAGCTTCGTCTCGAACGCGTCGCGCCGCGCCATGGTGCTCGTCGATGAGGCGTATCACGACTTCGTGACCGACCCGAGCTACAGCTCGTGCATCGACATGGTGAAGGCGGGCGAGAATGTCATCATCTCGCGCACCGGCTCCAAGATCCATGGCCTCGCCGGTCTGCGCACGGCGTTTGTCATTGCGCGCCCCGACATCATCGCGCGCATGCAGCCGCTCAGCACGAGCGCGCCCGGCGTGTTCGGTGCCCTCGGCGCCGCGGCCAGTGTGCAGGACACCGCCTTCCAGGCGATGGTCAAGCAGCGCAATACTGAAGGCCGCGAGATCATGAAGGCCGCCATCGCCAAGATGGGGCGCAAGATGACGGACTCGCAGACGAACTTTGTGTTCTTCCATACCGGCCTGCCGGTGGAACAGGTGCAGAAGGCGATGCTTGCGAAGGGCTTCCAGATCGGCCGCGCCTTCCCGCCGTACACCGACTGGGCCCGCATCTCGATCGGCACCCCCGATGAAATGCGCGCCGTGGCCGCGGCGCTCCCCGAGATCATCGGTGGCGCGCCCAAGTCCCTCGGCTCGTCAGGCCTCTAG
- a CDS encoding ROK family transcriptional regulator: MPSSMPRCQVGARQPDATRPRDLATAMLRLIWEERRISRADIARRLEVSRSTVSEIVDQLLPVGLVREAGVGASSGGRRPIVLEFCDDAYTLLGVDIGASHVSVVLTDLRGQVLAWEHREHPVHDDPDGTRALVVALCDACREQVDLTRSPLAGIGVALPTPVDPKHPERVSRLAMSRWQERHGLEALVERYGVPVFLDNDANLGALAEHWWGAARGRQTFTFIKVGTGIGAGHFIDGHIFRGASGVAGEIGHVSIDVHGKPCVCGNRGCLTTYVGAKELVQRAHELAPETPGHKLELGTLSIIELEKAALVGDPLARKVIEEAAQHLGTVIAGMLNLMNPEAVILWGRLARLREQVLVPIREAVMRRTFVSAVASSEIHASALGDRGIAIGAATLVLDAVLHDPTLLPATHSP, encoded by the coding sequence ATGCCGTCATCGATGCCCCGCTGTCAGGTGGGGGCGCGTCAGCCCGACGCCACGCGCCCCCGCGATCTCGCGACCGCGATGCTGCGGTTGATCTGGGAGGAGCGCCGCATCTCGCGCGCCGACATCGCGCGGCGCCTCGAGGTGTCGCGCTCGACCGTGTCGGAGATCGTCGACCAGCTGCTCCCGGTCGGGCTGGTACGCGAAGCGGGCGTGGGCGCCTCGAGCGGGGGTCGGCGCCCCATCGTGCTGGAGTTCTGCGATGACGCGTACACGCTGCTCGGGGTCGACATCGGCGCGTCGCACGTCTCGGTCGTGCTCACCGATCTGCGTGGGCAGGTGCTCGCATGGGAACACCGTGAGCATCCGGTGCACGACGATCCGGATGGCACGCGCGCACTCGTCGTGGCGCTCTGCGATGCCTGCCGGGAACAGGTCGACCTCACCCGATCGCCGCTGGCCGGGATCGGCGTGGCCCTCCCCACGCCCGTCGATCCCAAGCATCCGGAGCGCGTCTCCCGCCTCGCCATGTCGCGCTGGCAGGAACGCCACGGGCTCGAAGCGCTCGTGGAACGCTACGGGGTGCCCGTCTTCCTCGACAACGACGCCAACCTGGGCGCCCTCGCCGAGCATTGGTGGGGCGCCGCGCGCGGCCGGCAGACGTTCACCTTCATCAAGGTCGGCACGGGTATCGGCGCCGGGCACTTCATCGACGGCCACATCTTCCGTGGCGCGAGCGGGGTGGCCGGCGAAATCGGTCATGTCTCCATCGATGTGCACGGCAAGCCCTGTGTGTGCGGGAATCGCGGATGCCTGACCACGTACGTCGGCGCCAAGGAGCTGGTGCAGCGGGCCCACGAGCTCGCGCCGGAGACCCCGGGGCACAAGCTCGAGCTCGGCACACTCTCGATCATCGAGCTCGAGAAGGCCGCACTCGTTGGCGATCCGCTCGCGCGGAAGGTGATCGAAGAAGCCGCCCAGCACCTCGGTACGGTGATCGCCGGCATGCTCAACCTCATGAATCCCGAAGCGGTGATTCTCTGGGGCCGCCTCGCCCGACTGCGCGAGCAGGTGCTCGTCCCCATTCGCGAGGCGGTCATGCGCCGCACCTTCGTGAGCGCCGTCGCCTCGTCGGAGATTCACGCCAGTGCCCTGGGCGATCGTGGTATCGCCATTGGCGCGGCGACGCTGGTGCTCGACGCTGTTCTGCACGACCCCACCTTGTTGCCGGCGACGCACTCCCCGTAG